The genomic window CATAAGAACCAATGAGTTTATGAAATTTAGAGCCAATTAACAAACCCAACCAAGCTAATACCATACTGACAGCTCCAATACTTACTACTGTCAACATGACTTTCGTTCCTAAAATACCAAACGACAAGCCAGCGGAAAAACTGTCTAAACTTACACCCAAGGCAAACAATAATAACCCAATACCTACTGGCTTTAATTTTGAGTTTTCTTCTTCCGAAAAAGAAGCTAACAGCATTTGCACACCTATAACCAGGAGAAGACCTCCACCTATGTAGGTTGCGATAACATCATACTTACCAGAAAGCCATTGACCCGTAATCATACCGAGTAACGGCATAAAGACGTGAAAAGCACCGATCGTAAGACCAATGCGGAACACTTGCTTTCCCGTAAGACCAAGCATCCCCATTCCTAAGGTTACTGAAAAGGCATCCATTCCTAAAGCTGCTGCCATAATCATTATCGTCACAATCTCGTGCATTGTTTAACTCCTCCCGCAAAAACATGCTATTCGAATGTATGCACGTCCGAGAGATTTTAGACAGGCTAATAGGCATGGTCATAAAAATGGTAACAGCAAAGAACCTCCCATTCGTAAAATGAGAGGTTCCATCTATAAGCTAGGTAGCCTTAATCCACCATTGCTCCCCAGCCGTCTATTTTCACTTCGTATTTCGCCGTTATTTCTTCTAAATCGTGTTGTTGCTTCACAATTTCAGCATGAGTGAGAGAAATCACTTTTTTGCACACCAGAACAAATTCCTCATGTTCTTCATCTTCGTCAACGTCAACTACATACCCTTCAAGTTCAACCAACTTCGCTACTTTTCGAGCAATTCGTCGATTAGGACAAAGCAAAATAAACTCCACTTCCCGTGGCTTACTCATATCAACACCAGAGTCTTTTAAACTCTGCAAAACAGCGCCATCATCATCATTAGGGAAATCAACAGGGGTAATATAGGTTACATTGTAAAAGTAAAATGATTGCTGTTCTTCTTCTGAAGAAAGCATTTCTTCAAATCCTAATTCTTCTAGAATCATGCAAAAACGTTCACTTTCAGCTTGTTTATGAGAGACGATAAAGCCAATATCTTTCACATTGGAAAGATAGAAATAGCGCTGCCATTGCTGTAACCAATCTGCAAATGATTCCATCCGAATAATGTCATCACGCATTTGAGGAAACACGACAACGGTATCGAGTAAACGATCGGATTCCGTATAAAAAAACTCAAGCATTCCCAATAAATCATTAACACCGGGCTTGTCTGCAAAAGAATCCTCGTCTACTGCGAATACTTCATCCGATATTAAGTAATATGGAACATCCATCGCTTTTCGATCCGTCATAATCGTTACATGGCCATAAATGATTTCTGTTTCCGGATCCACTTCTGTTTTATAAGAAAACACTTGTTTTGAACGCTCCATTTTCCGCTCCTTTTCATCATAATGTCGTCGTTTTTCTTCATGCAGATTCAGTTGCGTGTGCAACTAAACAGGGAGGCTATCTAATCATTCTTTTCTTTCTTGTTATCGGCAAAAACAGGCTTGTTTGTTAAGGTGTGAAAGCCAGCCTTCTCTACACTATTCACCTTGTCCTTAAACCATTCCTGTTAAGTCCATACTCTTTTTCTTTATAGACGCTTGCCACCCGCTGCTTTTTCGAGTCGATTCATTATAG from Shouchella hunanensis includes these protein-coding regions:
- a CDS encoding manganese efflux pump MntP → MHEIVTIMIMAAALGMDAFSVTLGMGMLGLTGKQVFRIGLTIGAFHVFMPLLGMITGQWLSGKYDVIATYIGGGLLLVIGVQMLLASFSEEENSKLKPVGIGLLLFALGVSLDSFSAGLSFGILGTKVMLTVVSIGAVSMVLAWLGLLIGSKFHKLIGSYGELLGGVILIGFGLKIMLPL
- a CDS encoding ribonuclease E inhibitor RraB, producing MERSKQVFSYKTEVDPETEIIYGHVTIMTDRKAMDVPYYLISDEVFAVDEDSFADKPGVNDLLGMLEFFYTESDRLLDTVVVFPQMRDDIIRMESFADWLQQWQRYFYLSNVKDIGFIVSHKQAESERFCMILEELGFEEMLSSEEEQQSFYFYNVTYITPVDFPNDDDGAVLQSLKDSGVDMSKPREVEFILLCPNRRIARKVAKLVELEGYVVDVDEDEEHEEFVLVCKKVISLTHAEIVKQQHDLEEITAKYEVKIDGWGAMVD